The nucleotide window ATCGTCTGCATGTTTTCCGGGGCGGCTATTGGCTTTATCTTCTATATCTGTGTTAGACAAAAGCAACCCGCGGCCTTGTCACTTCTGTTGGGCTGGTCTGCCGGGATAGTTGGGGCGACACTCTACGGATTGAAAGCCTGGGGAATACTTCCGGTCAATCTATTTACTAGCTATGCATGGCATGTGGGCATCATGCTCGAAACCATTCTGTTTTCCTACACCATTGCCAATAAAGCGGCGTCCGAACGCAAACAACGGCTGATCGCGCAAACCGAACTGACCCACAAAGAAAGGGCCCTGCGATTAGCTCAGGAGGATTTGCTACGGGCGGAAAAAGAGGCCAAAAACGAGATGGAAATTCGGGTTCGGGAACGGACGCTGGATATTTCGCGGGTTCTGGCAAGCCTGGAGCATGAAAACAAGGTGCTTACGGAGCTGTCCATTAATGATGGCTTAACACGAGTGCGCAACCGGCGCTTCTTTAACGATATTTATCCGCAGATTTGGCAGGACGCCATTGATAAAAAACAATGGCTGAGCCTGATCATGTTAGACATCGATTATTTTAAAGCGGTAAATGATGAGCACGGTCACCTGACCGGGGACCGTTGCCTGGGATCCATTGCCGGTATTCTTAAAAAGGCAGTCAGTCGACCCAACGATATTATTTGTCGTTACGGTGGTGAGGAATTCATTATTATTTTGCCGGAAACCGATACCGAGTCTGCACTCAGTGTAGCCGAGCGCATCCGCAAAAAAATCAGTGAAACCCACATTGAAACTGATCACAACATTTTCTCTATTACTGCCAGCTTTGGCGTAATCGGAATACAACCATTGGCTGGCATAGACCCCACCCAGTTGATTGCACACTGCGATGAGGCCTTATACCGTGCCAAAGAATCCGGACGTAACCGGGTCACATTGGGAACCGCACCGACCGTCGCGCATTCAGGCAACGCCAGGGTCTTTTTAAAATCAGTCCGATGATGCTTCCAGACCGTTCCGCGCCCCCCCCTAACTGCCCCGGTTTAAAACGTATACCTGGCATTCAGAGTGTACGATCTTCCGGGCTCCAGCAGCGGTTTAACCGTGGTGAACTCCTGGCCGTAGCTGGCACGATCGGTATAGGCTTCATTGTTCAGGTTATCCACCGAAAATCGCAATGCCAGCGAATCCAGTAGCTGATAGTCGGCGTACATATTGATAACCGTGTAACCGTCCTGCTTAGCGCCACTGTCTTCCACCGCATCATTTTCAAGTGACACTTCAGCACTCACGCCCAGAGTCAAACGCTGCACGGGAAAATTATACGCCCCGTTGACGGCAATCAACTCACCCAAAGGCGCTGTGAAATAGTTGCCATCGTAAGAGGTCGCCGCTTGTCCGTCTTTCTCGGAATCCACATTGGAATACTTAATGGATAGGTGCGCACGATCGGAACTGAAACCCAAGGCCAGATCGTAGCCTTCAATATCAAAATCCGCGACCAGGTCAGGACCACCGCTATAGGAAGGTACCCGGCCATTATCTATTTTGGTGCGGTAACTATTGGCTTCAGCCAAAAAGCCTTCCACCGTCAGCACGACACCCACTGTGTAGTTCTGCGATTCCACCGGCTTCAGATCTGTGTAAACCCACGCGCTGTTGAGAATGTAATTTTCAGCCAGTGCGACGCCACCCCATACCTGGGCGTAGCCCGCGTTCACTGCAACATAATCGTTAATGTGATATTCGGCAAACAAATTACCGCTGGCTCCACTATCGTCGTGTGAAGAATCATCCGTGCCTTCAAACGCCTGACGGTCATAGCGCAACCCGTACGACAAATCCAACGCATCCACTAATTGCTGGCGTAATTGAATGAACGCCCCGACATTTTCGGCGTTCTCTTCCAGATCTGGATCACCCTCAAACCGGAACAAGGCACTGTCATTGTAATAATCTACACCGGACACTATTTCTGCAAATCCGGTATAGGAGCGGTTTTTCATCGTGGCCGTATAGCTTTCAGTTATGCCGTTATAGGCTACGGTGGTTTCCGGTGCCGCTAATGGTACTTCTATCGTTTCCAGCTCGGTTTCACTTTTGGCAACAGTCACCTCAGGATTCCACCCGCCTTTGCTTCGATCCAGTGTGTAGCTAAAGACAGTGTTGTCGCGGGAAAGGTCATAATTGCGTGACTCAGGCGTCGGTCTGCCCACGGTCAAGCCACCGAAATTGGCCCGATAGGGTCTTGCCGCATCATCGTTAACCAGCTCCCGGGAAAGTTCAAAGCGCCCTTCCTGCTCCGAGCCATAAGCGATTTTGGCCAACCCACTGATCAACGCCGACTCTGAATAATTCACTTCCTCCCCAGTGCCGTCTTCGTAATTATCGCCGTCTATTTTGTTCACATAGCCCAGCGCTTCGAATTTGCCTTCACGCCCGTAAAGTGAGCCAGAGGTGGTCCACTGCTCGCCATTGGAAGCATAGCGACCGTCAACGAAACCACCGAATTTTTGGTCCGGTGCCAGCATGTCTTCCACATCAACCGTTTCGTAAACCAAACTACCACCCAATGCACCCGGCCCGGCATCCGCCGGCGCGACACCTGCGGACGCCGTGGCAGCTTTCAGCAGCTTTGGATCAATCAAATTGGTGGCGTTATGGTGGAACACTTTATTGTTCTGACGGGCACCGTCTACGGTGACCAGCATCGCGGTTTCTTCCACACCGCGCACATACACTTTCTGATTTACCGGGATGGAGCCACCGACCGCCACCGCGGATTCGTTTTGAAAAAGATCTTTAATATCTTGCGGCTGTATCTGCTCAATTGCCTGGTGATCGTAAGTTACCGTATCGCGCTCCGCCGCGATCACCGATCCACTGACTTTAACCGGCGGCAATCTGCTTTGGTCCCGCAGTTTCAATGTATAACCCGCGTCACCCGGCTGCGCCTGCAAACCGGTTTCGTTCAGCAGCCTTTCCAGCCCTGCTTCGGTGCTAAAGCGGCCTTGTAATCCCTGGCTGGTTTTACCCTGAGTCAGATTACCGTCTATCGCCAACAAAATACCCGATTCACTGGCAAACTGATTCAGCACCTGATCCAAGGTGCCGGCCGGGATAGCATATTGCCGCGTTTGTTCAGCGGCCAACCCTTTCGGAGTTGACGTTTCTGCCATGATGGATACGGGCGTGAGAGAAAGCGCGGCCATCGCCGCCGCGGTGAGTAGGCCGGTGGCCTTGAGTTTATTACCTGGAATTCCCATGACTAACCTCGGAAGTTATAAAGTATTGGCGCGTTTCAATTTGCGCTTTTATCTATAATCCCGAGTGAGCAATGAAAAGTGCTACTTTTTTTAAGCGACCGCTTCGACACTGATCCAATAAGGGGTGAGGCGCCGGACACGAACAGGCAAGGCAAGCTCCAGCGCAGCCAGCACCCGATCCGTGTCTGCTAACGGGTAACTGCCAGACACGACCAGTTTTGCAGCACGCTCATCGCAACGCAGATAGCCGGATCGATAACGGCCCAGCACCGTCAGAAAATCACCCAACGATTGCCGCTCCACGATCAACAGCCCCCGGGTCCAGGCATTGATGTTGGGTGGAGTGGGCTCTACCGCGAAGATGTCATCGGCCGTGAAGCGGGTTTGCCATCCTGCGTCCAGAGCGGCTGTATTGCGGGCATTAGCGGGCGCAATCAGTACCCGTCCCTGCTCCACGTTTACCTGGGTAACGCGGCTGTCCTGACGCACCCCAAAACGAGTACCGAGGGGCTGCACATGACCCTGACGGGTTTGCACTATGAATGGACGGGTAGCTACGTCGGCCTCCTTCGTGCTTACCACAAAGATCTCCCCGCTGACTAATTCCACCTTGCGCTCATGGGCACTAAACGCAGTATTGATCGCAGTTCGGGTGTTCATATTCACCCGTGTGCCATCGGATAACGCGATTTCCCGTGTCTCCCCGGTTCCAGTCTGAAACTCGGCGAACCGGCTTTGCACTATCGACGATTCGCGCGCGCCATACAGGGCAGCGGTACCCCCCACCATCAGACCCAACACTTTTAGCGCATTACGCCGAGGCAGCGAACTGCGGACACTGCGCAAAGCGTTACCGTTACTGGCAGAAGTCGCAGTGCTCAGCCTGCCGGAGACCGACTGCACCTGATTCCAGGCGCGCTCGTGCTCTTCGCGGGCACTGCGCCAAGCTAGCAACGAGCGGGATTCCTGCTCGGTGATCTCGCCTGACCACGATGTCACCTGCCATTCCAGCGCTTGGATCAACACATCCAACGGCACTTCAATCTCATCCGCCAACCGTTGCAATGCCGCCTTCACCGCAGCACCTCGTCGACTGACTGCGTGCCCAGCGTGACCACGCAAGCCAGGGTCGCCTTAAGCATGTATTTGCGAACCGAAGCCACCGAAACCCCCAGCCGCTGCGCAATCTGGCTGTAGGTCAATCCGTCGAACTGCGACAATAAAAACGTGGAGCGCACCCGCTCCGGCAAGCTATCCAGCATACGGTCGATTTCGTTCAGGGTTTCCAATACCAGCGCCTGATGCTCAGCTGAAGGCATTTCTGCCAGCGGCAACAGCGCTAACGAATCAAGGTAACACCGTTCCAGAACCTGGCGACGGTGCAGATCGATTACCAGACCGTTCGCAATCTGCCGCAGAAATGCCCGCCCTTTGCCGGCTCCGGGCAAACGACCGGACACCAGCAATCGCAGAAACGTATCCTGCGTCAGATCCTCTGCCGTATCGCCGCAGCTCAGACGGGAACGCAGCCAGTTAAACAGCCATTGCTTATGGTCAATGTAAAGCGCATTGACTCGTGCTTGATCCCCAGAATTAGCAGACAACTCCTTACCCCAATACCGCAAATAATAACTATTCGCATTCTATTCGAGTGCGGCAGGGTTGTGCAAGTAGCAGACTCAGAAGCCTACGCGTCCCGATGCCCAACCAGACGGTCAGGCATTGATTTTATTGATACACCGGCGGTCTGATGTCATCGACAAATTTGCTGACAATGTCGCCAGCCGTGGTCAGTATGGTTCTAAAGGGCTTGCCATCCAAGACCTTCCATTCCGCTACGTAGGTGCCTCCGGCATCCGAGAAAATGCCTCTCACGATACAATTTTTAGCGTCGTAACAATTCGCATAAAAATATTCGACCACGCCGTTTACTTGGTGCCCTTTTTCCGCACCCGCGTTATACATGAAAGACGTATCCAGTTGGTATCGGGTGTCCTTGTATCGAAGTTCCAGCGCAGACAAATGAGAGATCGGGTGGAGGGATTCCGTACCAAAAACCGGTATGCCATTTTTGAAGCAGTGGCTTTCACTTTTTTCGCAAGCTGCCCGGTCGTCGTTGGTATATCGATATTCTTTGAATTCAAGCTCAATATCATCGCTGATCGCGACCTTTGATTCGATTAACGGAACACCGATAGCACAACCGGAAATCAGCACCAACATCGCTGAACACCCTATTCTTTTCACCGCACTACCTCCAGGACATCATCGCTCATTGAGGAAATCTTCTCTCTGGTTTTTCTTGACAAAATAATACACCCTTTCGATGCATTTCCAGGATTATTCATACTATCACCATGAATCAGAAATTCTGTACGCCCATGCGCGTTGTGCCCATACGGCGACAAGTCCAATACGTGGGGTCCGCTTTCACTACTGCCTCTGGGACTGCCTATATGATATGTTCCTCTGGGTATCGGCCCCACATTAACGATACGCTCCATATCCGGATTATCTTTACCTTCTCTATACCCGGAATACCCCTTTTCAACAAATACCCCGTTGTGCGTTAACCGCCCCGTCGATTGCGAGTACTCCCAACTCATCTCCAGCTCCTTACTTATGTTTGATAGCGCCCTTGAGAGATCGCCATTATTACCAAGACAGTAAGTAAGCAAATAATCTGCTCGTGCTAGCAATAATTCGACCTAAAGTTACTCAGAGTTTCAGTATTTGCTTATTGGTCAAATACGCAGCTCGGCAACTGAGTTACCTTCATCGCGATAACGCCGCCACTTTATGCCAAAAAAGACAAATCTATGGCCAAAAGGGGCGCTTTATTGCCCCCTCTCCCACTATAGATACACCTCTCCGCTACCGTACTTTATATAGTCCCGACCGACTTGAACAAACATTCATTTTTAAATCGCGGCTGGGGATAACAATGAAAAACAGGCCCATCAATACGCTCGCGCTGGTTGCGCTGAGTTTTTTTCTTCTGACTGGCTGGATGTCTACCGACCACCTTCCTGGACACGGCAACCCTGAAACACCCGGGGCCCGGACAAATCCGGCGTACCTGAGGGCGGTGGGTATCGGGGTGTCCGAACTGGAATCCTCTGTGGCATTTTATACCCACGGTTTGGGCATGAAGGAGACAACACGACTGATCCGCAATAACCGCGTCGAAGTCGTAATGCAATCCGCAGACGCCCGTGGATCGGATATTGTACTGATGCAGTACACCGATAATAAAGCGCGCGCATTCGATCAGAACCCCGGCAAAATTGTTTTTTATGCGAAAGATGTAAACCAGTTTGCCACCAACATTGTTTCTGCCGGGGGGCAGATTTTACTTCCCCCTACGGCACAACCCCAGTTTGATGGGGCGCTGGTGGGTTTCGCTCGTGACCCGGACAACAATCTAATTGAAATGGTCGGCAGTAACACTGCCACCGAATCGTTTATGAGCGCATTCGGGATTGGCGTTTCAGACTTGCAAGGCGCACGTGATTTTTATGTGCAAGTGATGGGGCTTAAAGAACAGCGCTATATAGAAATTCCCGGCCAGTACAACGAATACATTCTGGAATCGGTTGTGCCTGGCAGCTCGGCCCTGGTGTTAATGCACTGGACCAACGGCATTGAACGCAACTATAAAAACAATCCGGTCAAGCTGGAGTTCGCGACCGGAGTTCCTGTGGATTTAGCCATCGCAATTAAACAGTCCCGGCACCCCCTGCTTCAGTTTCCTCGCCCCGATAAAAGGCGAAACAAGGCTATTGTTGGATACGCCAAGGACGCCGATGGCACACTCATTGAAATAAAACGTTCCCATAAAAACTACCTGAGTGGTGCCGGTATCGGGGTTACCGATCTGGAAGCCGCCATTCAATTCTATACCCATGGCTTGGGGATGAAACAAGTGGGCCGGCGGCTCAGGCATAACCGGGAAGAGGTTGTGATGGAATCCGCGGATGCACGCGGCTCCCATCTAGTGCTAATGGGGTTCAACGATGGAAAGCCTAGAAATTACCAGCAAAATCCCGGAAAAATAGTGTTCTACGTAAATAACACGACCACATTCGTTGCCACAATGGTCGCAGCCGGCGGGCAAATTCTTTTGCCACCCATGCCCCAGCCGGAACTCGGTGGCGTGGAAGTTGGATTTGGTCGCGATATTGATAATAACTTAATTGAAATTGTCGGTGTGCCAACGGCCAACCATTCCTATTTTGCTGCCTTCGGTATTGGAGTTAGCGATCTGGAGGCTGCCAAAACATTCTATACCGAAACGCTTGGGTTCAAGCTAAGTCAGTTTTTATCCACCGCCAGTTACGACGAGTATATTCTGGAATCCACAGGCGGATCCGCTTTAGTACTGATGCATTGGACTGAGGGTAGCGACAGAAATTACCGGGATAATCCGGTCAAGCTGGAATTGCGAAGCCTATCTCCCCTGGGTGCAGCCGCCAATATCAAGCAATCCCGTAACCACGTTATTCAACTGCCCCATATTTCCCGCGACCAAGGAATGGAAGGCGCGATGGTTGGCTATGCAAAAGATTCAGACGGCACCTTGCTTGAACTCCTCAAAGCCCCCTGGGGCAATGAAGACTGAGTGCCGATGAATAGACCACACACTTTCACTTACTGACGCATGGAGCATCTACTATGAACCGGGCTTTTACATTGCTTACCGTTTTTCTTTTTGCCACGCTCTTTAGTATTAATAGCCAGGCAACCTACAAGCACCACAGCAATAAAAAACTGCAACAAAAATGGCAGGAAATAATCGACAGTGGCGGTGCCTATACCACTGAAGAACTTATGCCGCTGTTTCTTAAACTTAGATCCATCGACCCCGAAGCCATCATGGGGCAATGGCGGGGCGGTAAATTTGACGGTGGACTACCCGACCCGATTAACTGGTACGGTAAGCGATTCGTTAATATGGAGTATGTGGAGCCATTATTGGTCACCGCGCCGGACGGCTCCATTCAGGCTTATACCGGCTTAGGTACAGCGCGCCTGCGTGAGGTATTATTTGAAAATCGCGTGTCGACTTCACTCATCTATGACAATCAACCCATTATCGATTACTTCCGTAAAGTGACTGATGATTTAATTATTGGATTTGGTGAAGTCAAAGGGGAAGAAAACGAGGATTTCTTTTTCTATTTGATTCGTGAATAAAACTGCAGGTCGTTACCTCCCATTTCGAGCGCGATAAAGCGCGCGTTGTTTTCCGGATAGAAGAAACCAGTAGGCACATTCTGGTTTTTTCTATCCGTTACGTCTCTCCTTCATAATCTTCTCCCACGCGCTAAGCCGTTGTTATTTTGTTCGTTTTACTATAATAGTATTGTTTACTTACCTGTAGAGAGGGGAAGCACATGCAATTAGACAGTCCAAGCCAGTTTAGTAAAACAACATTAACGCTACATTGGATCGTCGCCATCACGGTCATCAGCCTGCTGGCGGTGGGTATTTATATGGACGAGACGGGGACCCATAGCCTGTATCCCTGGCATAAATCGTTTGGGTTCGTAATCTTTTTTGTGATTCTGGCCAGGGTGATATGGCGTATTAAAAACGGTTGGCCGGTTCCTGTTAGTCAATATCAAAGCTGGGAAACATTGCTGGCAAAAGTGGTTCACTACGTATTGATATTCGGCACCATCCTTATGCCGCTGTCGGGCTTTTTAATGTCGGCGTACGGGGGTAGTGGTGTTGACGTATTCGGTATTGAAGTGGTGGCGCGGAATATCGATCCGGAAAATCCCATGAAGTCGATGCCCCACAACAAAGCGATCGCGTCCTTTGCACACGAAACCCACGGCTTAGTCGGCTACACTTTAGTGGGCGCGGTTATTTTGCATATCGCCGGTGCATTAAAACATCACCTGATTGATAAAGACGGCACACTACGACGCATGTTGGGCTCTTCAGTATAGATGGGGTCATCCCAACCCGATTGCGCCTGGCATTTCAATTCAGCGGTCTATCTTAGTACCGATAAGGCGCTGTAGGATGGATTGGAATTCAGCCACACTCATATCAATATATTCGACTACTCTGCCGTACAACATGGTGGTGGGCACATTTCTGCCACCCAGTTCCTTTTGGGTTTGGTTCAGAACATACAACACGATACGCTCCTTTTTATTCAGCCCGTCGCGTACGTCCGGCAAATCATCATACGGATCCACTTCACACCTCATCCCCCTCAACGAGGGGCCTGTTCCAGCCCATTCCACGGAATACTATACCGAAATCAGGATCCGGGGATTAGAAGAAATCCGCCCGAATCCAATTCGCACCATAAAGGCGCACCAATAAAATCAAACCGCCCTAAACCAAGACGCCAAATGGACAAATTGCGGCGGCCTATAGAATTCACTCCGGCCACCGCACCAAACTGGAACAAAAATATTGGCTCGCATCGAAAATCATTAGATCTGC belongs to Ketobacter sp. MCCC 1A13808 and includes:
- a CDS encoding diguanylate cyclase — protein: MTAIRCLAVCLLWLSTSLAHCAPLILSDQTQSVPLGRHLQYLVDYELALTLEDVKQRSDFTDGHVDNLNFSFTQARVWLRFSLSNPQSRAHIRLLQIRYFLLDNITLYQPDATGTYLPIHRGRLHPETDPGNSSRFYLFELNVPAHTETEYYLAIDSQDTLALPIYLSTPSAYQNYLLADTIAITLYAGLILSNILFAIFMLTSLRERELLYYLLFLLAHHGMGIVTMEGIPSTLLGSKNIFLSRDMLASSISLSILFAVLFIRNFLQLKTRHRGLFRLSGYIAALLVFGSVQGLFLPHFYSIQITSIVCMFSGAAIGFIFYICVRQKQPAALSLLLGWSAGIVGATLYGLKAWGILPVNLFTSYAWHVGIMLETILFSYTIANKAASERKQRLIAQTELTHKERALRLAQEDLLRAEKEAKNEMEIRVRERTLDISRVLASLEHENKVLTELSINDGLTRVRNRRFFNDIYPQIWQDAIDKKQWLSLIMLDIDYFKAVNDEHGHLTGDRCLGSIAGILKKAVSRPNDIICRYGGEEFIIILPETDTESALSVAERIRKKISETHIETDHNIFSITASFGVIGIQPLAGIDPTQLIAHCDEALYRAKESGRNRVTLGTAPTVAHSGNARVFLKSVR
- a CDS encoding TonB-dependent receptor; the protein is MGIPGNKLKATGLLTAAAMAALSLTPVSIMAETSTPKGLAAEQTRQYAIPAGTLDQVLNQFASESGILLAIDGNLTQGKTSQGLQGRFSTEAGLERLLNETGLQAQPGDAGYTLKLRDQSRLPPVKVSGSVIAAERDTVTYDHQAIEQIQPQDIKDLFQNESAVAVGGSIPVNQKVYVRGVEETAMLVTVDGARQNNKVFHHNATNLIDPKLLKAATASAGVAPADAGPGALGGSLVYETVDVEDMLAPDQKFGGFVDGRYASNGEQWTTSGSLYGREGKFEALGYVNKIDGDNYEDGTGEEVNYSESALISGLAKIAYGSEQEGRFELSRELVNDDAARPYRANFGGLTVGRPTPESRNYDLSRDNTVFSYTLDRSKGGWNPEVTVAKSETELETIEVPLAAPETTVAYNGITESYTATMKNRSYTGFAEIVSGVDYYNDSALFRFEGDPDLEENAENVGAFIQLRQQLVDALDLSYGLRYDRQAFEGTDDSSHDDSGASGNLFAEYHINDYVAVNAGYAQVWGGVALAENYILNSAWVYTDLKPVESQNYTVGVVLTVEGFLAEANSYRTKIDNGRVPSYSGGPDLVADFDIEGYDLALGFSSDRAHLSIKYSNVDSEKDGQAATSYDGNYFTAPLGELIAVNGAYNFPVQRLTLGVSAEVSLENDAVEDSGAKQDGYTVINMYADYQLLDSLALRFSVDNLNNEAYTDRASYGQEFTTVKPLLEPGRSYTLNARYTF
- a CDS encoding FecR domain-containing protein, whose amino-acid sequence is MRGHAGHAVSRRGAAVKAALQRLADEIEVPLDVLIQALEWQVTSWSGEITEQESRSLLAWRSAREEHERAWNQVQSVSGRLSTATSASNGNALRSVRSSLPRRNALKVLGLMVGGTAALYGARESSIVQSRFAEFQTGTGETREIALSDGTRVNMNTRTAINTAFSAHERKVELVSGEIFVVSTKEADVATRPFIVQTRQGHVQPLGTRFGVRQDSRVTQVNVEQGRVLIAPANARNTAALDAGWQTRFTADDIFAVEPTPPNINAWTRGLLIVERQSLGDFLTVLGRYRSGYLRCDERAAKLVVSGSYPLADTDRVLAALELALPVRVRRLTPYWISVEAVA
- a CDS encoding sigma-70 family RNA polymerase sigma factor; translated protein: MSANSGDQARVNALYIDHKQWLFNWLRSRLSCGDTAEDLTQDTFLRLLVSGRLPGAGKGRAFLRQIANGLVIDLHRRQVLERCYLDSLALLPLAEMPSAEHQALVLETLNEIDRMLDSLPERVRSTFLLSQFDGLTYSQIAQRLGVSVASVRKYMLKATLACVVTLGTQSVDEVLR
- a CDS encoding tlde1 domain-containing protein, with the translated sequence MSWEYSQSTGRLTHNGVFVEKGYSGYREGKDNPDMERIVNVGPIPRGTYHIGSPRGSSESGPHVLDLSPYGHNAHGRTEFLIHGDSMNNPGNASKGCIILSRKTREKISSMSDDVLEVVR
- a CDS encoding VOC family protein yields the protein MKNRPINTLALVALSFFLLTGWMSTDHLPGHGNPETPGARTNPAYLRAVGIGVSELESSVAFYTHGLGMKETTRLIRNNRVEVVMQSADARGSDIVLMQYTDNKARAFDQNPGKIVFYAKDVNQFATNIVSAGGQILLPPTAQPQFDGALVGFARDPDNNLIEMVGSNTATESFMSAFGIGVSDLQGARDFYVQVMGLKEQRYIEIPGQYNEYILESVVPGSSALVLMHWTNGIERNYKNNPVKLEFATGVPVDLAIAIKQSRHPLLQFPRPDKRRNKAIVGYAKDADGTLIEIKRSHKNYLSGAGIGVTDLEAAIQFYTHGLGMKQVGRRLRHNREEVVMESADARGSHLVLMGFNDGKPRNYQQNPGKIVFYVNNTTTFVATMVAAGGQILLPPMPQPELGGVEVGFGRDIDNNLIEIVGVPTANHSYFAAFGIGVSDLEAAKTFYTETLGFKLSQFLSTASYDEYILESTGGSALVLMHWTEGSDRNYRDNPVKLELRSLSPLGAAANIKQSRNHVIQLPHISRDQGMEGAMVGYAKDSDGTLLELLKAPWGNED
- a CDS encoding DUF4334 domain-containing protein, whose product is MNRAFTLLTVFLFATLFSINSQATYKHHSNKKLQQKWQEIIDSGGAYTTEELMPLFLKLRSIDPEAIMGQWRGGKFDGGLPDPINWYGKRFVNMEYVEPLLVTAPDGSIQAYTGLGTARLREVLFENRVSTSLIYDNQPIIDYFRKVTDDLIIGFGEVKGEENEDFFFYLIRE
- a CDS encoding cytochrome b; translated protein: MQLDSPSQFSKTTLTLHWIVAITVISLLAVGIYMDETGTHSLYPWHKSFGFVIFFVILARVIWRIKNGWPVPVSQYQSWETLLAKVVHYVLIFGTILMPLSGFLMSAYGGSGVDVFGIEVVARNIDPENPMKSMPHNKAIASFAHETHGLVGYTLVGAVILHIAGALKHHLIDKDGTLRRMLGSSV